The Trinickia acidisoli genome includes a window with the following:
- a CDS encoding hydrolase — MDSIDPHTTALVLIDLQEGILPYAKGPRTSAAVLEASVRLAKRFRETGAPVVLVRVGPSPDFGDALRQSVDQPSPVPAGGLPANWWTFPAELEASERDILITKRQWNAFYGTELDLQLRRRGIRTIVLAGISTNIGVESTARAAFERNYSLVLVEDAMSCAATEQHEASVRYIFPRLGHVRKTDDVLAAMTV; from the coding sequence ATGGACTCTATCGATCCACATACCACCGCACTCGTCCTCATTGATTTGCAGGAAGGTATCTTGCCGTATGCCAAGGGGCCGCGCACGAGCGCAGCGGTGCTCGAAGCGAGCGTGCGGCTCGCCAAGCGCTTTCGCGAAACGGGAGCGCCGGTCGTGCTGGTGCGCGTTGGCCCAAGTCCCGATTTCGGCGATGCACTGCGGCAAAGCGTCGACCAGCCGTCGCCCGTACCGGCGGGCGGCTTGCCCGCGAACTGGTGGACGTTCCCGGCCGAACTCGAAGCGAGCGAACGCGACATTCTGATCACGAAGCGGCAATGGAACGCGTTCTATGGCACCGAGCTCGATCTGCAATTGCGCCGCCGCGGCATTCGGACGATCGTGCTCGCCGGCATCTCGACGAACATCGGCGTGGAGTCGACGGCGCGTGCCGCGTTCGAGCGCAACTACTCGCTCGTGCTCGTCGAAGACGCCATGAGCTGCGCCGCCACCGAGCAACACGAAGCGTCGGTGCGCTACATCTTCCCGCGGCTCGGCCATGTGCGAAAGACCGACGACGTGCTGGCGGCCATGACCGTTTGA
- a CDS encoding MBOAT family O-acyltransferase, with translation MLFNSFVFLTLFLPIALAVYYVAGARSPRFAALWLCIASLVFYGAWAPAFVALLVASIGFNYGMSRAILAGAPGSRGRRVWLAAAICVDVGVLVRYKYWSTMACALVAWLGLPLHGWLAQTSSSVVLPLGVSFFTFTQIGYLLDCHARIVKRSDALGFVQFVTFFPHLIAGPILHHKEMMTQFAQPETYRLRAQNISIGASVFAIGLAKKLLLADPIARFADAGFAAPAALGAWASWAAALAYALQLYFDFSGYSDMAVGLAKMFGVRFPLNFDSPFKATSIIDFWQRWHITLTRYLTAYLYYPLSMRINRRRATRGLPIGRAAQRSASGFAATVAVPTFYTMGLAGIWHGAGLQYLIYGLLHAAYLTVNHAWRNWRASARGAVAHPGALSTKLWHVASVLMTFAAALVAFVFFRAHGIGDALAMLEGMAGARGFGASAWPPLDAGTDALAWLRLALGRSMPAPQLALLLAIAWFTPNSHEWMGRFSPALERASSVVPARLAWSPSWRWTVAVVLVLLVCAAQLHGEVRFLYFQF, from the coding sequence ATGCTGTTCAACTCGTTCGTCTTTTTGACGCTGTTTCTGCCGATCGCGCTGGCTGTCTACTACGTGGCCGGTGCACGCTCGCCGCGCTTCGCCGCGTTATGGCTTTGCATCGCCTCGCTCGTGTTCTACGGTGCGTGGGCGCCCGCGTTCGTCGCTCTGCTCGTCGCCTCGATCGGCTTCAACTACGGCATGAGCCGCGCGATCCTCGCCGGCGCGCCCGGCTCGCGTGGCCGGCGCGTTTGGCTGGCGGCCGCGATCTGCGTCGATGTCGGCGTGCTCGTGCGCTACAAGTATTGGTCGACGATGGCTTGCGCACTCGTGGCCTGGCTCGGCTTGCCCTTGCACGGCTGGCTCGCGCAAACATCGTCGAGTGTCGTATTGCCGCTCGGCGTGTCTTTTTTCACGTTCACGCAGATCGGCTACTTGCTCGATTGCCATGCGAGGATCGTCAAACGTTCGGACGCGCTCGGCTTCGTGCAATTCGTGACCTTCTTTCCGCACCTGATTGCGGGACCGATCCTTCATCACAAGGAGATGATGACGCAGTTCGCGCAGCCCGAGACCTACCGGCTGCGCGCGCAGAACATCTCGATCGGGGCCAGCGTTTTTGCGATCGGCCTGGCCAAGAAGCTGCTGCTGGCCGATCCGATCGCCCGCTTTGCCGACGCCGGCTTCGCCGCGCCTGCCGCCTTGGGTGCGTGGGCGTCTTGGGCCGCGGCGCTCGCGTACGCGCTGCAGCTCTACTTCGATTTTTCCGGGTATTCAGACATGGCCGTCGGCCTAGCCAAAATGTTCGGCGTGCGTTTCCCGTTGAACTTCGACTCGCCGTTCAAGGCCACGAGCATCATCGACTTCTGGCAGCGCTGGCACATCACGCTCACGCGCTACCTGACCGCCTATCTCTACTACCCGCTGTCGATGCGGATCAACCGACGGCGTGCCACACGCGGCTTGCCGATCGGGCGCGCCGCGCAACGCTCGGCGTCGGGTTTCGCCGCGACCGTCGCCGTGCCGACGTTCTACACGATGGGATTGGCCGGAATCTGGCATGGCGCGGGCTTGCAGTACCTGATCTACGGCCTGCTGCACGCAGCCTATCTGACCGTCAATCACGCTTGGCGCAATTGGCGCGCATCCGCGCGAGGGGCCGTCGCGCACCCGGGCGCTTTGTCGACGAAGCTGTGGCACGTCGCGAGCGTGCTGATGACGTTCGCCGCGGCGCTCGTGGCCTTCGTGTTCTTCCGCGCGCACGGCATCGGCGACGCTCTCGCCATGCTCGAAGGGATGGCCGGCGCGCGCGGCTTCGGCGCGAGCGCCTGGCCGCCGCTCGACGCGGGCACGGACGCGCTCGCTTGGTTGCGGCTCGCGTTGGGCCGCTCCATGCCGGCGCCGCAATTGGCGCTGCTGCTCGCGATTGCATGGTTCACACCGAATTCGCACGAATGGATGGGCCGGTTTTCGCCCGCGCTCGAGCGTGCATCGAGCGTCGTGCCGGCACGGCTCGCCTGGTCGCCGTCTTGGCGTTGGACTGTCGCGGTGGTGCTCGTGCTGCTCGTCTGCGCCGCGCAGTTGCACGGCGAAGTGCGCTTCCTCTATTTCCAGTTTTGA
- the motB gene encoding flagellar motor protein MotB, translated as MGDRLSRDAADKRPMSIVVRRNKRGGDHDGHHGGAWKIAYADFVTAMMAFFLLMWLLGSTSKYDKAGIEKYFDTPLSALFSGKEQSDATPSNVVQGGGHDISDTRPGVGSMTQPDPPVSQSVTPKLAADELQRLQQLKAKLTALIAHTPALNAYKDQIRISITSEGLRIEIVDTQKRPMFASGSAQMQPYAVTILTQIGSALNGVENHMSIAGHTDDVPYQGSEDGYTNWELSSDRANAARRALVAGGMQLDKLLQVRGLADVLPLQGNDPNAPTNRRISILIMNHAAEMAFFRDGGRTTTINDAQPAVPALQAAVKPVAMSRPATTGSAS; from the coding sequence ATGGGTGACAGACTTTCCCGCGATGCCGCCGACAAGCGGCCGATGAGCATCGTCGTTCGGCGCAACAAGCGCGGCGGCGATCACGATGGCCATCACGGCGGCGCATGGAAGATCGCTTACGCCGACTTCGTCACGGCGATGATGGCGTTCTTCCTGCTCATGTGGCTGCTCGGATCGACCTCGAAGTACGACAAGGCAGGGATCGAGAAGTACTTCGATACGCCGCTCTCCGCGCTGTTCTCGGGCAAGGAGCAGAGCGATGCGACGCCCTCGAACGTCGTGCAAGGCGGCGGACACGACATCTCCGATACACGCCCCGGCGTGGGTTCGATGACGCAGCCCGATCCGCCGGTATCGCAGAGCGTTACGCCGAAGCTCGCCGCCGATGAGCTGCAGCGGCTGCAGCAGTTGAAGGCCAAGCTCACCGCATTGATCGCGCACACGCCTGCGCTCAACGCCTACAAGGACCAGATCCGAATCTCGATCACGAGCGAGGGGCTGCGCATCGAGATCGTCGATACGCAGAAGCGGCCGATGTTCGCTTCCGGTAGCGCGCAGATGCAGCCTTACGCCGTGACGATCCTCACGCAGATCGGCTCCGCGCTCAACGGCGTCGAGAATCACATGTCGATCGCGGGGCATACCGACGACGTGCCGTATCAAGGCAGCGAAGACGGCTATACGAACTGGGAGCTGTCGTCGGATCGGGCCAATGCCGCGCGCCGCGCGCTCGTGGCCGGCGGCATGCAACTCGACAAGCTGTTGCAAGTGCGCGGCCTTGCGGACGTGCTGCCGCTGCAAGGCAACGATCCGAATGCGCCGACCAATCGCCGCATCAGCATTTTGATCATGAACCACGCGGCCGAAATGGCATTCTTCCGCGACGGTGGACGCACGACGACGATCAACGACGCGCAGCCTGCCGTGCCGGCGCTGCAAGCCGCGGTGAAACCGGTGGCGATGAGCCGGCCGGCTACGACGGGGAGCGCGTCTTGA
- the motA gene encoding flagellar motor stator protein MotA produces MFVAIGWLVVLGAVVGSFVGEGGHLYALLQPFELVCIFGAAFGAFVVANPISTLKKTIKSLPACFKGPHYDKAKYLQLIALLYELMQKARKEGMMALEADVDAPEQSPLFQKYPAISSDHHLLDFIIDYLRMMSTGNINVLEMQDLMDEELTTHHAEESVVANALQKMADGLPAFGIVAAVMGVVHTMASVGEPPAILGKMIAAALVGTFLGILLSYGFVGPMAELLHAKGRAAAKPFQCVKAVLLASLSGYAPSVAVEFGRKVLFTTDRPTFKELDDTVRATKVSKAAVS; encoded by the coding sequence ATGTTTGTCGCAATCGGCTGGCTCGTGGTGCTCGGTGCCGTGGTCGGAAGTTTCGTCGGCGAGGGCGGGCATCTATACGCGTTGCTTCAGCCATTCGAATTGGTGTGCATTTTCGGCGCGGCGTTCGGCGCGTTCGTCGTGGCCAATCCCATTTCCACGCTCAAGAAAACCATCAAGAGCTTGCCCGCGTGTTTCAAAGGGCCGCACTACGACAAGGCGAAATACCTGCAGTTGATCGCGTTGCTCTACGAGCTCATGCAGAAGGCCCGCAAGGAAGGGATGATGGCGCTCGAAGCCGACGTCGATGCGCCGGAGCAAAGCCCGTTGTTCCAGAAGTATCCGGCGATCTCGAGCGATCATCATCTGCTCGACTTCATCATCGACTATCTGCGCATGATGTCGACGGGCAACATCAACGTACTGGAAATGCAGGACTTGATGGACGAAGAGCTCACCACGCATCACGCGGAAGAATCGGTCGTTGCCAACGCGCTGCAGAAGATGGCCGACGGTTTGCCCGCATTCGGCATCGTTGCGGCCGTCATGGGCGTCGTGCACACGATGGCTTCCGTCGGCGAGCCGCCCGCGATCCTCGGCAAGATGATTGCCGCCGCGCTTGTCGGCACGTTTCTCGGCATCTTGCTGTCGTACGGCTTCGTCGGGCCCATGGCCGAGCTGCTGCATGCGAAGGGCCGTGCAGCCGCGAAGCCGTTTCAGTGCGTGAAGGCCGTGCTGCTTGCTTCGTTGAGCGGATATGCGCCGTCCGTGGCCGTCGAATTCGGCCGCAAGGTGTTGTTCACGACCGATCGCCCGACCTTCAAAGAACTCGACGACACCGTGCGTGCGACGAAGGTCTCGAAGGCGGCCGTATCCTGA
- a CDS encoding type II toxin-antitoxin system HicB family antitoxin, giving the protein MFRYPARLIPDGTGFAVKFRDIPEALTCGATREEAIDMARDALATAMDFYFEDKRVVPMPSPPKRGDVVIDLPASVAAKVLLLNAMLAQKVSAAELARRLHTRRQEINRVIDLRHTTKIDTIATALSALGMHLELSITPA; this is encoded by the coding sequence ATGTTTAGATACCCTGCCCGCCTAATACCCGACGGAACCGGCTTCGCCGTCAAGTTCCGCGATATTCCGGAAGCGCTGACCTGCGGTGCGACGCGCGAAGAAGCCATCGATATGGCGCGCGATGCACTCGCCACTGCGATGGATTTCTATTTTGAGGACAAGCGTGTCGTGCCTATGCCATCGCCCCCCAAGCGCGGCGACGTGGTGATCGACTTGCCCGCCAGCGTGGCCGCGAAGGTGCTGCTACTCAATGCGATGCTGGCGCAGAAGGTCAGTGCCGCGGAACTCGCAAGGCGACTGCATACGCGCCGCCAAGAAATCAATCGCGTCATCGACCTGCGTCATACCACCAAGATCGACACAATCGCAACGGCACTCTCAGCACTAGGGATGCACTTGGAACTCTCGATAACACCCGCGTAA
- a CDS encoding alginate O-acetyltransferase AlgX-related protein, which yields MQPILSSPDAGTVAAPRRRRLLLALAAAPFAGALSFLPCAARAAQQAVIEGRDRWLFPAWESYVDDDTSACLKVVDLIGVAAGKLAAHGIRCTIVVAPLKARAAAGELPDGASLSPAVAQRYAAMLAHGKQAGLDFVDAAAALANVDTSQDSTYIRADYHWSAHTAEAVADATAEHLSATGALRGETTEPPALGDWTESMDYGDLATLLPPARKREIGKDRFIVREAPGDGGLLADAAPVVQVVGNSMVQPYLGFPQRLAHTLARPVGLKWTFGDTGPWKTLLDYLESPAFAKQKPQALVWQFNEGQMAYGPDASGQWDAASIIAEAPWLDRLEKALAQ from the coding sequence ATGCAACCGATTCTTTCTTCTCCCGATGCAGGCACCGTCGCCGCTCCGCGCCGCCGCCGCTTGCTGCTCGCGTTGGCGGCCGCACCCTTCGCAGGCGCCTTGTCCTTCTTGCCTTGCGCGGCCCGAGCGGCGCAGCAAGCCGTGATCGAGGGCCGCGACCGGTGGCTGTTTCCGGCCTGGGAAAGCTACGTCGACGACGATACGTCCGCGTGCTTGAAGGTAGTGGATCTGATCGGCGTCGCGGCCGGCAAGCTGGCGGCGCACGGCATTCGCTGCACGATCGTCGTCGCGCCGTTGAAGGCGCGTGCCGCCGCCGGCGAGCTACCCGACGGCGCCTCGCTTTCGCCGGCGGTCGCGCAGCGCTACGCGGCGATGCTCGCGCACGGCAAGCAAGCCGGGCTCGATTTCGTCGATGCCGCCGCGGCGCTCGCGAACGTCGACACGAGCCAAGACAGCACCTACATTCGCGCCGACTACCACTGGTCGGCCCATACGGCCGAGGCGGTCGCCGACGCGACGGCCGAGCATCTTTCGGCCACCGGCGCGTTGCGCGGCGAAACGACCGAGCCGCCGGCGCTCGGCGATTGGACCGAGTCGATGGACTACGGCGATCTGGCCACCTTGCTGCCGCCCGCGCGCAAGCGCGAGATCGGCAAGGACCGTTTCATCGTGCGCGAAGCGCCGGGCGACGGCGGTTTGCTGGCCGATGCGGCGCCTGTCGTGCAGGTGGTCGGCAACAGCATGGTCCAGCCTTACCTCGGCTTCCCGCAGCGGCTCGCGCATACGCTCGCGCGTCCGGTCGGATTGAAGTGGACGTTCGGCGATACGGGACCGTGGAAGACGTTGCTCGATTACCTCGAGTCGCCGGCATTCGCCAAGCAAAAGCCGCAGGCCCTCGTGTGGCAGTTCAACGAAGGGCAAATGGCGTATGGCCCCGATGCATCGGGGCAGTGGGACGCCGCGTCGATCATCGCCGAGGCCCCGTGGCTCGATCGGCTCGAGAAGGCGCTCGCGCAATGA
- a CDS encoding AMP-binding protein, translating into MRFDLAESRFVETDLRADAPAVIAADATLSWRELAAAATVWRDAALAEGFGRDVPVIVRGHKEAAFFVAMAGALLLGAPFVPVDSVYPDERMRRIARTLDASVYFDARRGRFERLNGVAHAVRIQGRVETRAPALRETNVAYVQFTSGTTGDPKGVQIGRESVASLAQWMEEDFALGPAPVFLNQAPFSFDLSMYEVFGTLALGGTIVMMSRAACLPGAAFVEALARARVSTWVSTPSFAQQQLLDPRFAQAALPSLDTFLFCGETLPVSLARRLRERFPKARIINTYGPTEATVAATWIVVDDAVLDAHPERLPIGFARRGGSVFVEQGELCIAGPYVMRGYLNRADLNVTRMFSRDGARAFRTGDLGHVAAGGLLFCHGRMDDQVKLNGYRIELAEIDAALAAMPGGAHAAAVPLRRPDGSVARIVAFVETGANDAQGARLALPTDWRARLGERLPPYMIPSELIACRMLPLTINAKIDRARLADDYRHAMFESVTDGHGR; encoded by the coding sequence ATGCGCTTCGATCTAGCCGAAAGCCGTTTTGTCGAAACCGATTTGCGCGCCGATGCGCCGGCCGTCATCGCGGCCGACGCCACGCTGAGTTGGCGTGAACTGGCCGCCGCCGCAACCGTCTGGCGTGACGCGGCGCTGGCCGAGGGCTTCGGGCGCGATGTGCCCGTGATCGTGCGCGGACACAAGGAAGCCGCCTTCTTCGTGGCGATGGCCGGTGCGCTGTTGCTGGGCGCGCCGTTCGTGCCCGTCGATTCCGTCTATCCCGACGAACGCATGCGCCGCATTGCGCGCACGCTGGATGCATCGGTCTACTTCGATGCGCGCCGAGGGCGCTTCGAGCGATTGAACGGTGTCGCACACGCGGTGCGGATTCAAGGGCGAGTCGAGACGCGTGCGCCTGCGTTGCGCGAAACGAACGTGGCGTACGTGCAGTTCACGTCTGGGACGACCGGCGATCCGAAGGGCGTGCAGATCGGGCGCGAGAGCGTCGCGTCGTTGGCGCAATGGATGGAAGAGGACTTCGCGCTGGGCCCGGCGCCCGTGTTTCTCAATCAAGCCCCGTTCAGCTTCGACCTGTCGATGTACGAAGTATTCGGTACGTTGGCGCTCGGCGGCACGATCGTGATGATGTCGCGCGCGGCGTGTCTGCCGGGCGCGGCCTTCGTCGAGGCGCTGGCGCGCGCACGGGTGAGCACGTGGGTGTCGACGCCTTCGTTCGCGCAACAGCAGTTGCTCGATCCGCGCTTCGCGCAGGCAGCGCTGCCCTCGCTGGACACATTTTTGTTTTGCGGCGAGACGCTGCCGGTTTCGCTCGCGCGACGCTTGCGCGAACGCTTCCCCAAGGCGCGAATCATCAACACGTACGGCCCCACCGAGGCGACGGTCGCGGCGACCTGGATCGTTGTCGACGATGCCGTGCTCGACGCGCATCCGGAGCGCTTGCCGATCGGATTTGCCCGGCGCGGCGGAAGCGTGTTCGTCGAGCAGGGCGAGCTTTGCATCGCCGGGCCCTACGTGATGCGCGGCTATCTGAACCGAGCCGACCTCAATGTGACGCGGATGTTTTCGCGCGATGGCGCGCGCGCCTTCCGCACGGGCGATCTTGGCCACGTCGCCGCCGGCGGCCTGCTGTTTTGCCACGGCCGCATGGACGACCAAGTGAAGCTGAACGGTTACCGCATCGAACTCGCGGAAATCGACGCCGCGCTCGCCGCGATGCCGGGCGGGGCCCACGCGGCCGCCGTGCCGCTGCGGCGACCGGACGGGTCCGTGGCGCGTATCGTTGCATTCGTCGAAACGGGCGCCAACGACGCGCAGGGGGCGCGGCTCGCGTTGCCCACGGATTGGCGGGCCCGGCTCGGCGAGCGCTTGCCGCCGTACATGATTCCCTCGGAGCTGATCGCGTGCCGCATGCTGCCGCTGACGATCAACGCGAAAATCGACCGAGCGCGTCTCGCCGACGACTATCGTCACGCGATGTTCGAATCGGTGACGGATGGCCATGGGCGCTAG
- a CDS encoding alginate O-acetyltransferase AlgX-related protein translates to MTETAVRQERGTEGRRAARSPRASGSAERGHGPMAACLLVLLAVAFALGVTSIVVRATTDATFPLEDIDAWRGGAAMHAIDRAIDVPYADAVHRASAAVRYRLLGDLGSQVREGCPGWLFYADGLRAPPSQAALAPAQAMDERIATMRRYADALRREGIALVVVTVPDKARVETEALCGLRQDPRMTAAWDTWRGALANDRVAQVDLLRALTAARPSFYRTDVHWNARGAQAAADAVAAAVLPLVGGRGDVRFTVEHDAGVHPRVGDLVRLAGLANVPDGWRPPVDVEMPETIRAEPSGGLLDAAPPAQVLLAGSSFSRRSGFADRLGRALGREVWNVSVDDGRFDRALAAIWAKRATWPSTLRVVIWEMSEDALSEDASSEPPASASPLTVVGTDASRRH, encoded by the coding sequence ATGACGGAAACGGCCGTTCGACAAGAGAGAGGCACCGAGGGCCGCCGTGCGGCACGCTCGCCGCGGGCGTCCGGATCGGCCGAACGCGGGCACGGTCCGATGGCGGCGTGTCTGCTCGTGCTGCTGGCCGTCGCGTTCGCGCTCGGCGTGACCTCGATCGTCGTGCGTGCGACGACCGATGCGACGTTTCCGCTCGAGGACATCGACGCATGGCGCGGCGGCGCGGCGATGCATGCGATCGATCGCGCGATCGACGTGCCGTATGCCGACGCGGTTCACCGCGCGAGCGCGGCCGTCCGCTACCGCTTGCTGGGCGATTTGGGTTCGCAGGTTCGCGAAGGCTGCCCGGGTTGGCTGTTCTACGCGGACGGCTTGCGAGCGCCACCGTCGCAGGCGGCGCTCGCACCGGCCCAGGCGATGGATGAGCGGATCGCCACGATGCGGCGCTATGCCGATGCATTGCGGCGCGAGGGCATTGCGCTAGTCGTCGTGACCGTGCCCGACAAGGCGCGCGTCGAAACCGAAGCGCTGTGCGGTCTGCGTCAAGACCCGCGGATGACGGCGGCCTGGGACACGTGGCGGGGTGCGCTGGCGAACGATCGCGTTGCGCAGGTCGATTTGCTGAGAGCGTTGACCGCCGCGCGCCCGTCTTTCTATCGCACCGACGTGCATTGGAATGCGCGAGGCGCGCAAGCCGCGGCCGATGCGGTTGCCGCCGCCGTGCTGCCGCTCGTCGGCGGGCGCGGCGACGTGCGTTTCACGGTGGAGCACGACGCCGGCGTGCATCCGCGCGTGGGCGACCTGGTGCGGCTTGCCGGGCTCGCGAACGTGCCCGATGGCTGGCGCCCGCCCGTTGACGTCGAGATGCCCGAGACGATTCGCGCCGAGCCGTCCGGGGGCCTGCTCGACGCCGCGCCGCCTGCACAGGTGCTGCTCGCGGGCAGCTCGTTCTCCCGGCGCAGCGGCTTCGCCGATCGCTTGGGCCGCGCATTGGGCCGCGAGGTGTGGAACGTGAGCGTCGACGACGGCCGCTTCGATCGAGCGCTCGCCGCGATCTGGGCCAAGCGCGCGACGTGGCCGAGCACGCTGCGCGTCGTGATCTGGGAGATGTCGGAGGACGCGTTGTCGGAGGATGCGTCATCGGAGCCGCCGGCGAGCGCATCGCCGCTGACCGTCGTCGGCACGGACGCAAGCCGGCGACACTGA
- a CDS encoding acyl carrier protein encodes MTSAQDKSTQAELLEQTRVLVESVVMRRIDADTALIESGLVDSVLAVEIALRVEVVFGARLPPTEIAEHLASVATLAGFIADNAPNPSSR; translated from the coding sequence ATGACGTCAGCCCAAGACAAGTCAACCCAAGCCGAGCTGCTCGAACAAACCCGGGTGCTCGTGGAATCGGTCGTGATGCGGCGCATCGACGCCGATACCGCGCTGATCGAGTCGGGCCTCGTCGATTCAGTCCTCGCCGTGGAGATCGCGTTGCGCGTCGAGGTGGTGTTCGGCGCGCGGCTTCCGCCCACGGAGATCGCCGAGCATCTGGCCAGCGTGGCGACGCTGGCCGGCTTCATCGCCGACAACGCGCCGAATCCCTCAAGTCGATAG
- a CDS encoding TetR/AcrR family transcriptional regulator yields MASQNASRASEDTQPDARVDAKRPQRERGRARVAALLDAAGVEFAEKGFDAATMTAIAARAGASIGSLYQFFPTKDVLAHAVLEAHLTALIGDFERLREAASTLDAAALAHRLAHALIAFRAAHPAFAQLIEAHGRSVPSSAGVRERLRREIAAVLRAKVPSMKAAEAQVRAAVIQQLMKAAVAIHGEASLTHRAAAIDELERIVKMYLDEAFEAPAGPAARFKR; encoded by the coding sequence ATGGCCTCACAAAATGCAAGCCGCGCGAGCGAGGACACGCAACCCGACGCGCGAGTCGACGCGAAGCGCCCGCAGCGCGAGCGCGGGCGCGCGCGCGTGGCCGCGCTGTTGGACGCGGCCGGCGTGGAATTTGCCGAGAAGGGTTTCGATGCGGCGACTATGACGGCGATCGCAGCGCGTGCGGGTGCATCGATCGGCTCGCTCTATCAATTCTTTCCGACGAAGGACGTGCTTGCCCACGCGGTACTCGAGGCGCATTTGACGGCGCTGATCGGTGACTTCGAGCGCTTGCGCGAAGCTGCCTCTACGCTCGACGCCGCCGCGCTTGCGCACCGTCTTGCGCATGCGTTGATCGCGTTTCGCGCGGCGCATCCGGCGTTCGCCCAACTCATCGAAGCGCATGGACGTTCCGTGCCGAGCTCGGCAGGCGTGCGGGAGCGTCTTCGTCGCGAGATCGCGGCCGTGCTGCGCGCGAAGGTACCGAGCATGAAAGCGGCCGAAGCACAGGTGCGCGCGGCCGTCATCCAACAACTCATGAAAGCGGCCGTGGCGATCCACGGCGAAGCATCGTTGACGCATCGCGCGGCAGCGATCGATGAGTTGGAGCGCATCGTGAAGATGTATTTGGACGAGGCGTTTGAGGCCCCGGCCGGACCGGCCGCGCGATTCAAGCGCTAG